A single window of Lepeophtheirus salmonis chromosome 2, UVic_Lsal_1.4, whole genome shotgun sequence DNA harbors:
- the LOC121113537 gene encoding seminal metalloprotease 1, with protein MKIKLFVGLHVFVTALAFDHFGDNSTSVEIPPCTTRSDDTYGMSRNMKTRIWPRKKVPYKISSGFTSSEKKVIYDAINHIQSNSCVRFRRKKWYNFRYVKFVTGGSTCYATGIGYSPFRRKTKIRLAKPGCINIGIVAHEILHVLGFEHEQNRPDRDRYVKIQWNNIKDNKNDYHQFIRSRFWREPIKTCNERRLMPYDNCAKRSTTVTYGFPYDYKSIMHYRPYSLTKNNKPTITKRNGGTTGIGRGSRLSLLDFKKLNRAYRCPAKTAKPCKNRRSSFYCRVFVSRRRCRRSKYRNRCRKKCKAC; from the exons ATGAAGATTAAATTGTTTGTAGGTCTTCATGTATTTGTCACAGCTCTTGCATTTGATCACTTTGGGGATAATTCAACTTCCGTAGAAATACCACCATGTACAACAAGATCGGACGATACATATGGAATGTCAAGGAATATGAAGACACGAATTTGGCCTCGAAAAAAAGTACCATACAAAATATCATCAGGATTTacttcatcagagaaaaaagttatttatgatgCAATTAATCATATCCAATCTAACTCATGCGTTAGATTCAGACGTAAAAAGTGGTATAATTTTCGTTATGTAAAATTTGTAACTGGGGGAAGTACATGCTATGCAACTGGAATCGGTTATTCTCCGTTTAGGAGGAAAACAAAAATCCGTTTAGCGAAGCCTGGCTGTATT AATATTGGAATAGTGGCTCACGAGATTCTTCATGTACTTGGTTTTGAACATGAACAGAACAGACCGGATCGAGACCGCTATGTCAAAATACAATGGAATAACATCAAAGATAATAAGAACGATTATCATCAATTCATTCGATCACGGTTTTGGAGAGAGCCGATAAAAACATGCAATGAACGACGCCTAATGCCGTATGATAACTGTGCAAAGAGATCAACCACTGTTACGTATGGTTTTCCATATGATTATAAATCTATTATGCACTATCGACCATACTC TTTAACAAAGAACAATAAACCAACAATCACTAAAAGAAATGGAGGAACTACTGGTATAGGACGTGGAAGTAGACTAAGTCTATTGGacttcaagaaattaaataggGCATATCGCTGTCCGG caAAAACAGCAAAACCCTGCAAGAATAGGCGATCAAGTTTTTATTGTAGAGTGTTTGTGAGTAGAAGACGATGTAGAAGGTCAAAATATCGTAATCGTTGCAGAAAGAAATGCAAAGCTTGTTAA